In a single window of the Euwallacea fornicatus isolate EFF26 chromosome 5, ASM4011564v1, whole genome shotgun sequence genome:
- the LOC136339542 gene encoding sodium/hydrogen exchanger 9B2-like isoform X2, with the protein MTHFIPLSTESDEPGKNDVTKLARSLSKISTSSQKSKTRFSDNGDDNPRSWWYAFCLKCRSKDANSDAWEPPYWSYVCPYPFFPGYRSFSRLFGLLVIGIASWCILYTIVGQIAAPPNGKLFQLLILILAGKLGGWLVTLCSLPGLIGMLFTGILIQNIGIVDIDSSFEPITKQLRKLALVIILIRAGLDLDPSALRRLKWSVIKIGLAPWLVETIVVSVLGKFILDLPWSYSFALGSVVSAVSPAVTVVCLLRLRSKGYGVAKGIPTLIIAIAGIDDAISVATFGIIEGIIFSSGSLTSVILQAPISIVGGIAFGLFWGFLCYYTPEKNDPYVNQFRILLLLVGCTISVFGSDYIGYGGAGPLGCVSAAFTALVVWCKQGWHFEENSANEGFEILWMFFEPILFSVTGAQIKFHELDGHIILLGLSILAASCIIRISVTILVGIGCGLNLKEKFFTAIAIMAKATVQAALGPVLLGLIEKKTDEHVYAEKIFMVCALSIMFTAPISAIFMTIFGPKLLNKTSTPFSADVLRRSMRLSIRSLRNLTVDPTKEPNTFDEEKVNGLTKSEHSDFNRTKL; encoded by the exons ATGACGCATTTTATACCCTTAA GTACTGAAAGTGACGAACCAGGAAAGAATGATGTAACTAAGTTAGCTCGGAGTCTATCAAAAATATCGACTTCGTCgcaaaaatctaaaactaGATTTTCCGATAACGGTGATGATAATCCAAG GTCTTGGTGGTACGCATTCTGTTTGAAATGCAGATCAAAAGATGCAAATTCAGATGCATGGGAACCACCATACTGGTCCTACGTATGTCCTTATCCTTTTTTTCCCGGATATCGGAGCTTTTCTCGCCTTTTCGGTCTCCTGGTCATTGGAATAGCATCCTGGTGTATTCTATATACCATTGTTG GTCAAATAGCAGCTCCTCCGAATGGGAAACTTTTCCAGCTACTGATTTTGATTCTTGCAGGCAAGCTAGGAGGATGGCTTGTAACCTTATGCAGTTTACCAGGACTTATTGGAATGCTTTTTACCGGCATTCTTATTCAAAACATTGGTATAGTAGATATAGACTCTTCCTTTGAACCTATCACAAAACAATTAAG GAAATTAGCATTAGTAATTATTCTTATACGTGCTGGATTAGATTTAGACCCCTCAGCACTTAGGCGATTAAAATGGTCCGTGATAAAAATAGGACTAGCGCCATGGCTGGTAGAGACTATAGTAGTGTCCgttcttggaaaatttatattagaCCTTCCATGGAGCTATAGTTTCGCATTAGGATCGGTGGTATCTGCTGTATCCCCAGCTGTAACAGTAGTTTGTTTATTGAG ACTGAGATCCAAAGGGTATGGGGTTGCGAAAGGAATTCCTACTCTAATTATAGCTATTGCCGGTATTGATGATGCCATTTCTGTAGCAACGTTTGGAATTATTGAGGgtataatattttcttcagGATCACTAACCTCAGTGATCTTGCAAGCACCAATATCAATTGTGGGAGGAATAGCTTTTGGATTGTTTTGGGGATTTCTCTGTTATTACACtccagaaaaaaatgatcCTTACGTA aACCAGTTCAGAATATTGCTTCTTCTAGTTGGATGCACGATTAGTGTCTTTGGTAGTGATTACATCGGATATGGAGGAGCGGGTCCCCTTGGCTGTGTTTCAGCAGCGTTCACTGCCCTCGTTGTATGGTGCAAGCAGGGGTggcattttgaagaaaattctgCTAATGAGGGATTCGAAATTCTGTGGATGTTTTTCGAGCCCATATTATTTTCTGTGACCGGTGctcaaatcaaatttcatgagTTAGATGGACACATAATTCTTCTTG GGTTGTCGATTCTAGCGGCGTCTTGCATAATTCGAATATCCGTAACTATATTGGTAGGCATAGGATGTGGATTAAatctgaaagaaaaatttttcacgGCAATCGCTATAATGGCAAAGGCTACTGTACAG gcaGCGTTGGGTCCTGTATTGCTTGgactaatagaaaaaaaaacagatgaACACGTTTATGCCGAGAAAATCTTTATGGTTTGTGCGCTGTCTATAATGTTCACCGCACCAATTTCTGCAATATTTATGACCATATTCGGTCCAAAATTGCTCAACAAGACTTCCACTCCTTTCAGCGCTGATGTGTTAAGAAGATCAATGAGATTGTCGATCAGAAGTCTACGTAATTTGACTGTAGACCCTACTAAGGAACCCAATACATTCGATGAAGAAAAAGTTAATGGATTAACAAAATCTGAACATAGTGATTTTAATAGGACTAAATTGTGA
- the LOC136339542 gene encoding sodium/hydrogen exchanger 9B2-like isoform X1, with translation MEQPTNCTVSGIDHYKAASGFKTGIDNPALCTESDEPGKNDVTKLARSLSKISTSSQKSKTRFSDNGDDNPRSWWYAFCLKCRSKDANSDAWEPPYWSYVCPYPFFPGYRSFSRLFGLLVIGIASWCILYTIVGQIAAPPNGKLFQLLILILAGKLGGWLVTLCSLPGLIGMLFTGILIQNIGIVDIDSSFEPITKQLRKLALVIILIRAGLDLDPSALRRLKWSVIKIGLAPWLVETIVVSVLGKFILDLPWSYSFALGSVVSAVSPAVTVVCLLRLRSKGYGVAKGIPTLIIAIAGIDDAISVATFGIIEGIIFSSGSLTSVILQAPISIVGGIAFGLFWGFLCYYTPEKNDPYVNQFRILLLLVGCTISVFGSDYIGYGGAGPLGCVSAAFTALVVWCKQGWHFEENSANEGFEILWMFFEPILFSVTGAQIKFHELDGHIILLGLSILAASCIIRISVTILVGIGCGLNLKEKFFTAIAIMAKATVQAALGPVLLGLIEKKTDEHVYAEKIFMVCALSIMFTAPISAIFMTIFGPKLLNKTSTPFSADVLRRSMRLSIRSLRNLTVDPTKEPNTFDEEKVNGLTKSEHSDFNRTKL, from the exons atggAGCAACCAACTAACTGCACTGTCAGTGGAATAGACCACTATAAGGCAGCGTCAGGGTTCAAAACAGGAATTGATAATCCAGCATTAT GTACTGAAAGTGACGAACCAGGAAAGAATGATGTAACTAAGTTAGCTCGGAGTCTATCAAAAATATCGACTTCGTCgcaaaaatctaaaactaGATTTTCCGATAACGGTGATGATAATCCAAG GTCTTGGTGGTACGCATTCTGTTTGAAATGCAGATCAAAAGATGCAAATTCAGATGCATGGGAACCACCATACTGGTCCTACGTATGTCCTTATCCTTTTTTTCCCGGATATCGGAGCTTTTCTCGCCTTTTCGGTCTCCTGGTCATTGGAATAGCATCCTGGTGTATTCTATATACCATTGTTG GTCAAATAGCAGCTCCTCCGAATGGGAAACTTTTCCAGCTACTGATTTTGATTCTTGCAGGCAAGCTAGGAGGATGGCTTGTAACCTTATGCAGTTTACCAGGACTTATTGGAATGCTTTTTACCGGCATTCTTATTCAAAACATTGGTATAGTAGATATAGACTCTTCCTTTGAACCTATCACAAAACAATTAAG GAAATTAGCATTAGTAATTATTCTTATACGTGCTGGATTAGATTTAGACCCCTCAGCACTTAGGCGATTAAAATGGTCCGTGATAAAAATAGGACTAGCGCCATGGCTGGTAGAGACTATAGTAGTGTCCgttcttggaaaatttatattagaCCTTCCATGGAGCTATAGTTTCGCATTAGGATCGGTGGTATCTGCTGTATCCCCAGCTGTAACAGTAGTTTGTTTATTGAG ACTGAGATCCAAAGGGTATGGGGTTGCGAAAGGAATTCCTACTCTAATTATAGCTATTGCCGGTATTGATGATGCCATTTCTGTAGCAACGTTTGGAATTATTGAGGgtataatattttcttcagGATCACTAACCTCAGTGATCTTGCAAGCACCAATATCAATTGTGGGAGGAATAGCTTTTGGATTGTTTTGGGGATTTCTCTGTTATTACACtccagaaaaaaatgatcCTTACGTA aACCAGTTCAGAATATTGCTTCTTCTAGTTGGATGCACGATTAGTGTCTTTGGTAGTGATTACATCGGATATGGAGGAGCGGGTCCCCTTGGCTGTGTTTCAGCAGCGTTCACTGCCCTCGTTGTATGGTGCAAGCAGGGGTggcattttgaagaaaattctgCTAATGAGGGATTCGAAATTCTGTGGATGTTTTTCGAGCCCATATTATTTTCTGTGACCGGTGctcaaatcaaatttcatgagTTAGATGGACACATAATTCTTCTTG GGTTGTCGATTCTAGCGGCGTCTTGCATAATTCGAATATCCGTAACTATATTGGTAGGCATAGGATGTGGATTAAatctgaaagaaaaatttttcacgGCAATCGCTATAATGGCAAAGGCTACTGTACAG gcaGCGTTGGGTCCTGTATTGCTTGgactaatagaaaaaaaaacagatgaACACGTTTATGCCGAGAAAATCTTTATGGTTTGTGCGCTGTCTATAATGTTCACCGCACCAATTTCTGCAATATTTATGACCATATTCGGTCCAAAATTGCTCAACAAGACTTCCACTCCTTTCAGCGCTGATGTGTTAAGAAGATCAATGAGATTGTCGATCAGAAGTCTACGTAATTTGACTGTAGACCCTACTAAGGAACCCAATACATTCGATGAAGAAAAAGTTAATGGATTAACAAAATCTGAACATAGTGATTTTAATAGGACTAAATTGTGA